The DNA sequence TTAATCTGTCCGAGGTTCTGGTTTTGCCAGCGGCTATTGTTGCAAAACAGATGCCCATCCATAATATGCAGCGGAAACTCCCATAGGTTGCCAACTTTGTAGGGATTTTCAAGCTTATACAGACTGCTGTCAAATATATACCCGGCCTCATTTAGAAATTTGAGTGTATCTCTGGAATTCCGCAGGTAATGCATTCTTATACCGAATTTTTTCAAGCCTGATAAATTTTTAAAAATTTCATGTTCCCTATTTATTCCGTCAAAATTGTCAGATTCTATCCCGTGCACACCTACATCAAATCCTTTCTCTTTAATCTTTTTTATCCAGTAGTCAGCGTCCTCAAGTGAATAGGAAAGACCTAAACCATTATTTACTCCAACAAAAAAAGCAGAAGACACCTTGTTTTCCTTGTCAAATCCCATTAATTCCTCCAAATTATGGAACTTGTTTTTTGTGAGTTCCTTGAATCTTAAAAAATACTCCGTAAAATTTATTTTGCCGATAACTAATTCTATAGAGTTTCTAATTATGAATTTAGGGACTATTAAGTCCTTTTTGTGCTCCCATGCTGTAATGTGGTCAACATCATGAGATATTATAATCTTCATCAGAACAGCTCTCGCTTGAATAACTTTAACAGAATTTCTAAGGGTAATTTTGCCTTGTTTACCCGGTAATATGGTGTCAATTTCCCGCCAAATCCTCTAAAGTACCTTTCAATCTGCGGTACCATAGAGCCTTCAAAGTCGAATTGTTTCAATCCTAAGCTTTGAGCATGCTTTATCGCCTCCCACACAGCCAGAGCACCTGCTCCGTGATGCTTATTTTTATCGTCATAGCCGCCAAGCAGATAGTAAGCGGTCCTGCTGTCGCGGATGCAAAAAGAGACCGCTATGGGAATATTTTCTCTGAAGGCGGCAAAGGCAAAACAGTTATTCTTGTTTGCAAACTCAAAAAGCACCCTGTCCAGATAAACCTCATCAACAGCCAGGTCCTGTCTTGATAGAGTCTTAAACACCAAAGATTTGACTATCTTAAAGTCATTAACCTGTCTGACGACCAGACCGTCTCGCGAAGCTTTGTTTATATCGTTTCTCCTTTCGGCAGACATATCACTGCGAATATCGTCGACAGAGCTCTCCAAATCCAGCACATAGGTGTATCCCGGAACCACTTTGAATTTTTTCCACACAAAAGGCTGAGTATCCACAATCTCTTTACTCAGAGAAACCGAAACAATCGAACAGGGCAGCTTATCCAGAAAATCCGCCAGCAAAGACAAGGTTTCTTTCCAGTAATCCATAATCGCCACGGGATTTTTGGCTTTTACCTCAAGAAATGGTCCTATCATGGGTGTAAAAAGCGGGTTACGGGATAGTTTAAAACCCAATCTTCTCTCTGTATATATATGAAAACCTCCGATTATGCCGCCGTTTTTGTCGTAGATGCCGTATATACGCACCTTATCCGCGAATATCTTCAGCCAATCAAGGCGGCTAAAAACCGTTCCATGTTTTTCCGCCAGTTCATCGTATCTGGACTTTCCACTATTGCTAAGAAGGTTTATTTCCATTAAGAAGGCCTTTGTATAAATCGATTAGTTTTTGACTTTCTGCTTCCCAATTGTACTCTTCTTCAATTAACTCTCGGCCCTTATCACCTAACTTTTTTGCTTCATTAGAATTGTCCAAAAGATGTAGAATCTTTTCCGCAATATCCTTAGCGTCATAAGGATTTACAAACAGGGCGCATTCCCCAAAAAGTTCCTGCCAGTATGGGAAATTCGACATAACCATTGGTAAGGAGCAAGCCATATATTCAAAAGGTTTGTTAGGCATCGCTCTTTCTTGGTTAGGTACTGGGAAAAAGTTAATCAGTCCTACATCCGCTGTCTTTATCAGAGAATAATGCTGCCCGTAAGGAATTTGGCCCAAATAAGTGGCATAATTCCATTCTGTGAGATTTTCACATTCCTGCTTAAATTTTTCGCTTTCCCATTCCCCCAAAAGCCACAAATTCGCTTTATTTTCAATGAAATCCATCGCTTGGATAATTTCTTTAATTCCTCTTATCCTGCTTAATCCTCCGCTATATATAACAGTTGGCTTATTTTTCTTCCGATTAGAGGGCTTAGCTTTATCTATCAATTCCAAAATAGGTAAATTTCTCAATGTTATGGTTTTATTTTCAGGAAATTTTGCTGTTATATCAGGTGTTACTGTTGCAACGCCATCAAATATCTTAACAGAGAGTTTTTCAAATATGTTGAAAAGCACGGACATAATTTTCCTGAGTGTATAGCTGCCAATCCATTCCTTATTCAATATCTGTTCAGGATAGTCCTCGTGTACATCGTAAATAACTTTTCTGCCAAAAAGTTTTAATGCTAATCCAATAGGTATAAGCTCAGGGTCGTGAAAGTGATAAATCACCGCTTTCTGCTTCGACGCCAGTCTAAATGATTTCCATACTATTTTTGTCATCCTCTCAAATCTGCTCGTGGGCATGGGTAACGGAACAATCTCTACGCCATCAATAGTTTCCTTTTTGTTATGCTGGACAATAATAGTGACATTATATCCTGCCCGCGATAAAGTTTTTGCTTCTTTGTGAAAAACTCTATCATCAAAAGCTGAATGGGCGGAACTGAGATGACAAACTTTAATTTGCATTTTATCCTGTAAGAACCAACTCGACATTATATCGCATAATATTTAAACTGTATGTGGTGTAGCCTTACTATCCGTGTTTCATAAGCAGGCTTTTAAGCAGGAGATTAAGCAGGCTATGAAAAGCCTCTTTATTTCTCTTGCGTATGATTTGACTAATGACGGTCCCAATATACCCAAGGGTGCCCAGAACAAAACAATGGAAAGTGCACCGCTGTGCCTTTTTGCATGGGCGGCAAGGCTACTTTCACCCAATGGTCAACCACAAAGGTTCCCATAAGTTCACTTTACCTTACGCTCTAATCTTCACCAAAATTACCTGTTGAATCTCTATTTGAAAGTTATCAAGCTTGTTTTGCTAAGGACAACAAGACTTTAGCAAATCTCTCTGTATCAACTTAATCTTAAAATAATATTTTTTTTAAAAACGTAGGTATTTTTCTAACATCTTTTAATCCGAACTCTTTTGTTTGTCTCCAGTTGGTTAGAAAGACATACTTTGCTTTATCAGTCCAATTGCTTTGATAGCTTTCAAATTTTTTCGAATATTCCAGAAATTTTTCCTCTCCAGTGATCAAATATAGTGCTCTCAGTTGAGCTATGTGCAGAGAATTATAGCTGGGAGATGCTAAATGTTTTCTGGGCCAGCGGGAATACAACGACCAATAGCCGGCATCATACTCATCTACAACGGACAAGAATGTTTTGGCAATTCTGTCACAAAATTGTTTCGTTTTTGGTTCTTTTGTAACTTTGTGATATTCGTAAACACCGATGTATGCGAATATTGCTCCGTTAAGGATATCAGAAGAGATGGGAGTTGTCGGATATTCCTGTGGGAAAACATAGCCATCTTGTTTCACAACGCTAATCCCCCCCTCGGAAAGGTCATGGAAAATCGGCTCTATTGCCTTTTTGGCTGCACTTAGATACTCTCGCTGTCTCGTTTCACAAAATGCCCTCAATAAAACCGAAACCCCTTCTCCTTGGGCCATAGCGGAGTACCATGGATTTTTATATAATCCACCAGGATAGTCAATTTCGAATGTGTATTCCCAATAGAAGAAACCATTTCGTTTGACTAAGTTATCTCTCAACCACGCCGCGCACGTTAGAAAGGCCTGTTTAGCTTCCTTGTTCCCTGTGTTAAGATAGTAATCGAAAGCCCCCAGGGCATACTGACTGATGTATACCGGATGATAGCAGCCTCTATGTAGCGGCACACCGTTTCTGTCTAAGGGTATTGTTCCTATCAGGTATTTTCTCTCGCTGAGGTCAATGAAATAACGCCCTAAAGAAGAGTTTTGTAGATGAAATTCTTCATTGAGTGCCCATGGCTTCGGTATAGGTATACGCTTGATTTCGATGCATAAGACAAGAGCGGTAAAAAGAATTAGAAAAACAAAGGTTGCTAATATTATCCTCTTTAAGACACCTTTCCATTTTTTCATTCGTCTGATACCTCCATTTCTTTCGTTAAAAAGCCGACCACGGTATGAGATTTGCTAAAGTGTATAGCACCTTATATTACGCCACTAATGACCACAAGGCCTTTGCAAGTTTCTCCGCATTTTGTTCAGCATCAAAGAGCTTACGTACATAAGCAAGGCCGTTTTGTCCGGATGATAATCGAAACTCTTTATCAGTAATCATCTTCTCCATTGCCTGCCGAAGCTGACCGGTATCCTTTGCGTCAATAAGCAAACCTGTTTCTCCATCAACCACAGCCTCTGGAGTACCGCCGACCCGTGTAGCCACAACGGGCAAACCACAGTTCATCGCCTCAAGAACTGATTGGGGCATACCTTCGCTGTGCGATGGGAAAACCATAAAATCTGATGCTTGCAAATACTTCGGCACCTCCTCCGGCGAAAGCAGTCCCGGGAGTACTACCGCTCCATCTTTGTCTGCCCTTGTCCTAAGCTGAACAAGTTTTTCCATTGCAGGACCCGCCCCGACACAGACCAATCTGAAATCATGATATTTCTCAAAGAGTCTCCCTGCAACCGTCGTCAATTCGTTTATACCCTTTGTACGTGCAATAGAACCAACATACACTGCAACAATGTCACCATCTGCCCAACCTAGCTCCTGGCGAAGTTTTCTTTTGTTCTTGGGCGGTGAAAATTTCTCGCTATCTCTGCTAAGATACACGCATAGTGGCTTTCGCTTACACTTTCCTATTTCGGTCAGTTTTTTGCAAGTTGATTCGCTGACGCCGATAGGCAGATCAACTCTTTCCAAAATATCCCCGAGCTTCCGCCACAACGCCGGCAACTGTTCCGGATACATCATTATGTCACTGCCAATAGCCAAGCTGACTACCGGTAGATTCAATTTCTTGCCGAGAATTACCGCTGCTTCGGCATCTGGTATCATAGAAACACCTAAGATAACATCAAAAGGATTTTGCTTATGCCAGTCTCGGACTGTAGCTCTTAAAGCTGTGCCCATTGAAAGACCTTCAAATCTGCGAAACCACATCCCTGGTGGCCGGATGTATCCGACCAGCTTGGCCTGGAGTTCTTTTGGACCGGATAGCGGATTTGCAGGACCGTATTTTTCCCATCTGGACAAGCGATACAAAGGCCAGGGTATCCAGGGTCTCGGGACTAGGAAGTCACATTCAATATTGTATTTAGCCAGTTGCTGGGCCTCGCGACATATAAAGATCCCGTGCTGTTTTAACTGCTGACTCGGAAACATATGACTAATAGTTAATATCCGCAGCTTCTTCATCTATTTGCTCATCTATATATTTGGTTACATTGCTTTTAAGCCTACTTATATGTTCAATGCCCATAATGATTGCCAGGAATATCCAAAGGTCCTTCTGGTACAACTGCACCATATCCAAACCCATTACTAACAAAAACGTTAATACCGCTCTGGCATATAGTTTTTCTATTCCAAGCGGCATACGCTTTACAGTTAGCATCATTATAACTGCAAAAACCGTAAAAAGCATAGCGGCAGGTATTCCATAAATTCCGAGGGCATAAAAGAAATCATTGTGTGGAATGTGATTTTCGCCCGTTCGTTCAAACCATCCTACACTACCTGTTCCTGTTGGGTATTTTCCAGCAGCTTCAATCGCTTTCTTTATAAGATTGATTCTGTAACCAAGACTTTGCTCTGCGTATGAAATATCTGTTAATCGGGTAGCAACCGTTGTTTCTAGTCCTTTTTTCTTAATCAGCAGCGACGTAGAGGCGGAAGCTATCAAAATAATCACTAATAGTAGTGCCGCCAGTGCAGGCCTGCGCAATACCTGCCTGATGAATAATAGCGGCGACGAAATCGTAAAAACCAGGGAAATTAAACCGCCGCGAGAACCGGTTCTTATTACCATAATCGGCAGAGATACCAGTGCGATGAGATATATAATTCGCCAGAATATATGTTTGTCACGAATGAGCAGATAGAGCGTAGCAAAAAAGGCCATGCTAAGCAAGACTGCCATCAGATTCGCACCAATTGCTTCCCCAGCGGTCGCTGAATATCTTCCGCTTTCTTCTTCCATTGCTATCATCGCTGCGCCGCTTTTGTATGCTATTATAATCGTGCCTAATGTCCCAACAATGTATGCTCTTAGTGCCCAGTGAAAGGTTTTTTCACCATTTGTTTGTAGTATCCAATATACAATAAATACAAGTGTCAGAGACTGGAACTGGGTAAAGGCACGCTGTAATTCCAAGCCAATGTAGGGTGCTGCCAGCGATGAGAAAAATATCCAGATTGTGTATATGACTAACACCCATAACGCTTTATTTCGAACATGCAGGGAGGGTTGACTTATCATTAGGTTTAACAAAAAACTAACAGCAAGAGCTATACCAACTCCTCGGTCAAGACTGAATGTTGTTGCATAACCGACTCCAGCCCCAGTCGGCAGCACCAGCATCATCATACACAGCGCAAACGTGGGCTTTATCACCATTCCGATAAAAGTCGGTATCGCTATAATCAATGCTCCCAGCAAAGGACTTTTAGTAAAGTAAATTATCGCGAGCCCGAACAAAGATATTACAGTCCAAGTCACAAGAAGCAGTGTATTTATTATCGGCGGCAATTGGATATCCGAAGTCCGCTCAGACGGCTCATAAAGCAAGTCTTCTTTGCTTGTTTCGTTTGTATATGCGGTATACATAATTACCTCAAACCTCTGAATAGATTGCCATTCACCAGTATAAATAATGTCATTATTTAACTTAAGGTTATCTTGAAAAGAATTATTTTTCTTTTAACCTTTCAAGGCAAAAGATACAGGACTAGACAAACTTTGGATTAAAAGTTAGTTTAATCACATTTGGCCAGCATCATTGCGAAATCAGTGAAGAATAAAGAGCACAATTTTGGGGATATTTTAAACATGTTCGATGCAATTGTATGCAACAGCTTCATTTTTCTGCTTAACTTATTTTTGTAGTCATCTGATTTTAGATAATAGTCGAATACATTTGTAAAGCAGAAATCTGTCACCTGCCCCATATGCTGTTCGATTTGGCATTTAAGCTTGCGAAAGTTGTAAAAGTTGATATGCCCTGATGAGCTCATTCCTTTTTTCCTTTGTTCGCCTCGTCTGCACAGATTTAATGTTTCAAGGAAAAGATTATTTTCTAAAGGAACTTTAAACAAAACAAACGCGGAGATCCTCCTTAACTCTTCGAGAGCTTTTTCCGGGTCGAGGACGTGTTCGAGTACGTCAATCATTAGAGTGAGGTCTATTTGTTTATCATGGAAAGAGGTTTTGTTAATATTTTCATTTAAAGCTTGCTGAAGATCAGGGTTCTCTTTCTTTTGAAGTTCGAGCATACCAGGGCTCAGATCCAAAGCGAATTTATTAACTTTAATTTGATGCTTTTCTTTAATATACCTTGCAACTGCATTCAGAATTAAGCCTGCTCCCCCTCCCACATCCAGTAAATTAATTTCTTTTTTACCAATTGCAGCAGCAAATATATCGATAAAAGGAATAATTTTGCTGACTTTCCAAGAGGAATCCTCTTTGTGAAGCAACGGATTCTTGGCGATGTATTCATCTTCTGAATACAAATTACTGATGAGTTTGTTTGTAGGATCCATCCCAAAACCTCCTGTCGTAAAGCAAGCCCTCTGTGCTTATTTCATTTGCATATCCGGTATACATAATGAGGTTTCAACCTCCAAATAGATTACTCTTTTCTCTTGGGTTACTACCCCGCTTGATACAACCATCAAAACAATAGGCCAATTGCCCTGTTAAAGCAGAACGCTCATACTTCTTGATAAACTCGGGCAAATTATAACTCTGTAACTCACCGCGCTTATATTGCTCGAAAGCGGCCATAATCATCTTTAGAATCTCTTCTTCATTCGAACCATCAACACACCACCCGCCGCACTTGCTCACAAAATCATGTACCGGGCCCTGCGGAACCAGAGCCAAAATAGGTTTGCCCATACCCGCGTATTCATAAACTTTTGTCGTCATCGCCGCTTTTTCCATACCCGAGCCAACCAAAACCGCAATATGACTTTGGGCAAGTGTCATAAATGCATCCTCCTGTGGTATCCTGGGTACAATCTGAACTATATCGTTGATTTCAAGCTTCTCCACTTCCTTTATCAAGTCAGGATTCTGTCCGCCTATCAGTTTTATGTTCAACTTTTGCCTTTCTATAACACCACCCTTGACCAGTCGAGCCACAGCACGCAGGAATGGCTTGGCATCGCGCCCGCCGTAAAGAGAGCCGATACTCGTCATAACCAACGTCTCGGTCGGTGGACGAAGCTTACGGTACGGCGCAACGTCCTGCTCGTCATAGCCGTTGTGAATCGTCAGATACTTGTCAGGGTTGCCGCCAAACTTATCAATAAAATTTTGGGTACGGACTTCGGTGGTATTGACGACAAATCGAGCATTGCGGACACAGGTGGCGTCGAGTTTTTCACCCAGCCAACGATGAAACCGCGTCGGCGGAAACCACTGGGTATTCATCGTCCACTCATCCCGATAATCGGCCACCCACGGCTTATGCGTCAGTTTCTTGATTAAAAGCCCCAAAATATGTGCAGAATACGGCACCAAAGAGCTGTAGATAACATCACATTTACGCGCTAGCCACAACGCCTTTGGTAGAGCCAAAAGTATCCAGATAGCCTGACCATCAGGCAACAGCAGCCACCGTTGTATATAAGTGGCTATCCCCAAGGTATTTTCTGGCTGCAAGTTGCTTCGAGTAGATATATTTTTGTCCGCACGTTTACCGCTCTTAAAAAGATGGACATATTTTACCAGAAGATTTCGACATAAGTAAAATGCCGAAGCTAATTTCGATATCACTTCATCTAAATTGATTCGGATTGTAGGACGTATTTTTACACCCTGATTACCTTCGTATTCTTTTGTCCCTCCCCTGTAAGCGGTTAAGACTTCACTGTGCCATCCAAACCGACCTAAGTACTTAACAAACTTCCCCGACCTCAGTGCCCCTACAGTCGGAGCCGGTGGGAGATAATAACAAATCATCAGAACTCTTTTTTGTAGGTAATCCCTGTTTTTCTTCATTTTAAAGGTTTTTTTCTGCCTATGGTTTTTCGTATCATAGCCAGTGGCATCCGCAATAGTTCCCATTCGTCCGCGTGGATGCTTTTCGTCAGCGCTAAAGAAGTAAAAAATAATCCCACATAAATAATAAATCTAATTATAAGCTTAATAAGCAAATTTGACACGGGAACAGGAATCAGCCATAAAAGCACGCCGCAAAAAAGGCTTAGCCCAAGTATGCGCCCCAGGTCTTTCCATCGCATTACGTTTCCAAATCCCACATTAATTTTCCTGCGCAAAACAACGAGCATAAACAAGACAGCAGCTAAAGAACCGCAAAAAGTGCCAATGCTTGGGCCGATATAGGAAAGAAATCCGTGCCTGCCTGCGAACAGAAGAATTACACTAACGAACGCATTCACAATAAAAGATAACAATGCGGCAATAGCAATTGGTTTTGTGTATCCGATTGCCCGAAAAATAGCCCCGTAAATCGCCACTCTAATCGGCAATCTTGCCAAATAAATCAAAAACGGCCAGGCTGCCTGAGAGTAAGCTTGTGTGTACATTAAAACGATGAAATCGTAGCCGCAGACCAGAAAAAAAGCAAAGGTCGGGAAAATCAGAAGACTGCTCTTGCGAGTAGCCTCATGCCAAAGATTAAGAGAATTCAGGAGCCGACCCTTTTCTGCTTCCACAACCATATTGGGCATAATCGCCGAGCTGAGACTGGCGGTAAACAGTGCAATAAGCGGCAGCTCTAATGCGCCTGTGGAATAAACCGCATAAACTTCTTTTGAGAAATAGTATGAAATCAATATACCGTCTAATTTAAGGTTCACAATCCCAATGGTCGTCGTAGCCATCAACGGCCAGCAATAGTTCAACTGTTCAAGCAATAGACTCTTATTGATATGCCACTGCCCGAACGGCGAAAAGTATATCATCATCAGGGTACCGATAACCGCAAATATTGCTCCAATCAGTATTTTACTCCAAAGAGCTTCGGCTATCCCATACCCCAAAGCAAAAATCATAACGACAGTAAGAATCATTAAGATGGAGTTAAACATGCTGTAAAGACCGGAGAATAGCGCTTTATCCAAACTAATAAGGAAGGAAGGTATCAACTGAACAATTCTATCGAAAAATGGAAAACAGGCAAAAATCTTTATCAGCGGCGCTATCTCAGGATTATTAAACTGTTTTGCAAATAGACCTGCTGAAAAGAACATTGCTAGTCCGGTCAACAAAGAAATGATACCTGTTATCAGAAGAGTCTGGGCTACAAGATTTCGCCGCTTTTCTGGCCCATACTTTGGAAGAAAGTAGTAAAGGCTGCTTTCAATTTGTATGGTTAATATGCCCGTTAGCAGACCATACACAAGCAGTACCTGTCGGTAACTTCCGAGCGTTTCCTTGCTGATAAGACGGACAAGAACAATGCCTATTATCAACTGAGTGGCTTGGGTAAGACCCTGAAACAACATTATAAGAATACTGCGTGTTCTAATTCGCACGTTTAATTCAAACCCTCATTTTGAAATTTCGAACAAATTTTTTTCCTTCCCCTCAGCATCCGGTATATCTTCCAAATAGCCCGTGGAAACAACCGGATAAAGTTACGAAAATGCGATATCCCAAGAGGCAGCCAGAGGGGGACTCTTGGGATTAGTTTGGAACCAAGAGGTTTATCGGTAAATAAGGTAAAAGCAAATAAAAAACGGACTTTGAGAGATCTATGATTCTTAAAGGACCGAAATTCTTTGAGCTTGAAATAATTTGGCAAAATAAAGTTACGACGTTGCATTTCATTGGCGAAAGAAAATGCTTGGCTTGTGTTCAAATCTAGTCGCTGGCCCCGTATTATTAAATCAGCATCGGCCTTTTCAATGTGAATTTTACCAGCTTTCTCTGCTTGCAACAATATTTCATGAGCGGTTTGCGAGCGAACAATAACCGCACTTGGCACAGTTTTGTCGGCAACAAGTCCATAAGGGTCACCTACAGACATATCGCTGAGAGCATTTAGTTTATCAAGGCACAAACGGCAATGGATAGGTGTAAAAAATTCTCTTGCACTAGTTCGTCTGTTTCTTGGAACATTGAAGATATGACCGGTATTATCTTCTATACGAATATCGCCGGGCCATCCTTTCCATTGCTTGTTTCGATAGTCAAAGGTTTTAACATTTTCGCTGCGGATTCTTGCGGCTCGAACTAAATAATCGGCGGCCGCATACGTCAAAACACGATCACAAAACAAACCTATTTTCAAAATAATTTTACGGCCAAGCGGTTTGATTACTTCTGTCGCGAGTTCGAGTCCCTGCATATGGCAGCCAAGACCTACAAAAACAATAGGGCCTTCAGTTTCGCGGACTTGAGCGATGAGTTGATTTACTGGAACAGGACAGTATTTACTTTGCGAGACGTTCATTGCCATCTGAGGTGTTGTAATTATTTGAGCCATCGGCCTCAATGGCTTTTCGGGGTTATCCAACACACACAAGGCAGCTTTGGCAAAACCCGTTTCAAGGCAATAAACAAGCATGCTCCTGACAAATCCGCCGGTTTGCCCTTTGGAAATAAACGTCTGGTCTTGACTCTTAGCCAGACAGGCATAGTTAAATTGACCAACATAGGGACATCCGATGTTTTCACGCATTTTATTGAGAGTATGAAGTTGCGGACATACCTTGCTGCAAAGACCACACTCATTACAAAGCTCTTTTGTTATTTGCGGAACCAGCGAACCCTGTGGAGTTTCTACCATACGAAGAGCAACATTACTACACACCCCTACACAAGTTCCACAACCAGTGCAAATATGATTATTTACAACTGTTAAGATATTTTTTGACACTGATAGCTTATTTCTGTTTTATGATATTAATGACTTTTTTAAAAGTATTTTGCATGCTGTTTTCTATCTCAGGAACTTTCTCTTGGAGCTTTTTTTGGATTTGTTCCCGCTGCTTCCAAGCTCTTATTATCATTTCAAGAGTTTTCCCGTCATCTTTTTTTCTGACTGGATCGGCTATAAAATCAGATAATTCAACCTGTTCCATCAACTCGTCATATTTGTGAGACCAGCCTATAACAGCAACCGGCGTACGCATGGAGAGGGCAGCTACGAGACTGTGATACCGGCTTGCAATCAACAGTTCAGAATTTCCTATCACCGATTTGACCTGTCGTGCAGATTCACTGCCGGAAAACATTCCCAAACGGGTATTAGGTCCCATCAATTTCAGCAGTAATTCACATAACTGCGGATCATTGCGGCGATTATATGATGCCTCGTGGGGAATCAACACGACATTACAGTCGGTATTTTCCAGGAAATAATGAATGACTTCCAGGAGGATTCGCACATAGCGATTGTTTGCATCTTCCCCTTCGACTCTCTCATAAATTCGCATATTAGGTGTTATAGTAATTACCGGCAACTCGCTACTTCGCAGGCCTATCCCATTTAATAACTGACGACTAACAGCTTGGGTATTATCTACTTCAAAGAGAAAGGCAATATCATTGCAGTAATGAA is a window from the Phycisphaerae bacterium genome containing:
- a CDS encoding GNAT family N-acetyltransferase, with amino-acid sequence MEINLLSNSGKSRYDELAEKHGTVFSRLDWLKIFADKVRIYGIYDKNGGIIGGFHIYTERRLGFKLSRNPLFTPMIGPFLEVKAKNPVAIMDYWKETLSLLADFLDKLPCSIVSVSLSKEIVDTQPFVWKKFKVVPGYTYVLDLESSVDDIRSDMSAERRNDINKASRDGLVVRQVNDFKIVKSLVFKTLSRQDLAVDEVYLDRVLFEFANKNNCFAFAAFRENIPIAVSFCIRDSRTAYYLLGGYDDKNKHHGAGALAVWEAIKHAQSLGLKQFDFEGSMVPQIERYFRGFGGKLTPYYRVNKAKLPLEILLKLFKRELF
- a CDS encoding glycosyltransferase family 4 protein; the encoded protein is MQIKVCHLSSAHSAFDDRVFHKEAKTLSRAGYNVTIIVQHNKKETIDGVEIVPLPMPTSRFERMTKIVWKSFRLASKQKAVIYHFHDPELIPIGLALKLFGRKVIYDVHEDYPEQILNKEWIGSYTLRKIMSVLFNIFEKLSVKIFDGVATVTPDITAKFPENKTITLRNLPILELIDKAKPSNRKKNKPTVIYSGGLSRIRGIKEIIQAMDFIENKANLWLLGEWESEKFKQECENLTEWNYATYLGQIPYGQHYSLIKTADVGLINFFPVPNQERAMPNKPFEYMACSLPMVMSNFPYWQELFGECALFVNPYDAKDIAEKILHLLDNSNEAKKLGDKGRELIEEEYNWEAESQKLIDLYKGLLNGNKPS
- a CDS encoding D-glucuronyl C5-epimerase family protein, producing the protein MKKWKGVLKRIILATFVFLILFTALVLCIEIKRIPIPKPWALNEEFHLQNSSLGRYFIDLSERKYLIGTIPLDRNGVPLHRGCYHPVYISQYALGAFDYYLNTGNKEAKQAFLTCAAWLRDNLVKRNGFFYWEYTFEIDYPGGLYKNPWYSAMAQGEGVSVLLRAFCETRQREYLSAAKKAIEPIFHDLSEGGISVVKQDGYVFPQEYPTTPISSDILNGAIFAYIGVYEYHKVTKEPKTKQFCDRIAKTFLSVVDEYDAGYWSLYSRWPRKHLASPSYNSLHIAQLRALYLITGEEKFLEYSKKFESYQSNWTDKAKYVFLTNWRQTKEFGLKDVRKIPTFLKKILF
- a CDS encoding glycosyltransferase, translating into MKKLRILTISHMFPSQQLKQHGIFICREAQQLAKYNIECDFLVPRPWIPWPLYRLSRWEKYGPANPLSGPKELQAKLVGYIRPPGMWFRRFEGLSMGTALRATVRDWHKQNPFDVILGVSMIPDAEAAVILGKKLNLPVVSLAIGSDIMMYPEQLPALWRKLGDILERVDLPIGVSESTCKKLTEIGKCKRKPLCVYLSRDSEKFSPPKNKRKLRQELGWADGDIVAVYVGSIARTKGINELTTVAGRLFEKYHDFRLVCVGAGPAMEKLVQLRTRADKDGAVVLPGLLSPEEVPKYLQASDFMVFPSHSEGMPQSVLEAMNCGLPVVATRVGGTPEAVVDGETGLLIDAKDTGQLRQAMEKMITDKEFRLSSGQNGLAYVRKLFDAEQNAEKLAKALWSLVA
- a CDS encoding O-antigen ligase family protein, with translation MYTAYTNETSKEDLLYEPSERTSDIQLPPIINTLLLVTWTVISLFGLAIIYFTKSPLLGALIIAIPTFIGMVIKPTFALCMMMLVLPTGAGVGYATTFSLDRGVGIALAVSFLLNLMISQPSLHVRNKALWVLVIYTIWIFFSSLAAPYIGLELQRAFTQFQSLTLVFIVYWILQTNGEKTFHWALRAYIVGTLGTIIIAYKSGAAMIAMEEESGRYSATAGEAIGANLMAVLLSMAFFATLYLLIRDKHIFWRIIYLIALVSLPIMVIRTGSRGGLISLVFTISSPLLFIRQVLRRPALAALLLVIILIASASTSLLIKKKGLETTVATRLTDISYAEQSLGYRINLIKKAIEAAGKYPTGTGSVGWFERTGENHIPHNDFFYALGIYGIPAAMLFTVFAVIMMLTVKRMPLGIEKLYARAVLTFLLVMGLDMVQLYQKDLWIFLAIIMGIEHISRLKSNVTKYIDEQIDEEAADINY
- a CDS encoding class I SAM-dependent methyltransferase, giving the protein MDPTNKLISNLYSEDEYIAKNPLLHKEDSSWKVSKIIPFIDIFAAAIGKKEINLLDVGGGAGLILNAVARYIKEKHQIKVNKFALDLSPGMLELQKKENPDLQQALNENINKTSFHDKQIDLTLMIDVLEHVLDPEKALEELRRISAFVLFKVPLENNLFLETLNLCRRGEQRKKGMSSSGHINFYNFRKLKCQIEQHMGQVTDFCFTNVFDYYLKSDDYKNKLSRKMKLLHTIASNMFKISPKLCSLFFTDFAMMLAKCD
- a CDS encoding glycosyltransferase, with product MKKNRDYLQKRVLMICYYLPPAPTVGALRSGKFVKYLGRFGWHSEVLTAYRGGTKEYEGNQGVKIRPTIRINLDEVISKLASAFYLCRNLLVKYVHLFKSGKRADKNISTRSNLQPENTLGIATYIQRWLLLPDGQAIWILLALPKALWLARKCDVIYSSLVPYSAHILGLLIKKLTHKPWVADYRDEWTMNTQWFPPTRFHRWLGEKLDATCVRNARFVVNTTEVRTQNFIDKFGGNPDKYLTIHNGYDEQDVAPYRKLRPPTETLVMTSIGSLYGGRDAKPFLRAVARLVKGGVIERQKLNIKLIGGQNPDLIKEVEKLEINDIVQIVPRIPQEDAFMTLAQSHIAVLVGSGMEKAAMTTKVYEYAGMGKPILALVPQGPVHDFVSKCGGWCVDGSNEEEILKMIMAAFEQYKRGELQSYNLPEFIKKYERSALTGQLAYCFDGCIKRGSNPREKSNLFGG